The following are from one region of the Lytechinus variegatus isolate NC3 chromosome 4, Lvar_3.0, whole genome shotgun sequence genome:
- the LOC121412852 gene encoding uncharacterized protein K02A2.6-like: MASCQIGIPVPQPMCCKGNLESNWKAFEESWNDYRIATELDKKPDSVQVATLRSVMGQDCKDRLATLPMSDAERLKPQIIVKKLAEHFAPARNVLYDRYVFHSAVQQQSESVDQFVVRLRQLIKPCKFGDLEEEMIRDRLVLGCKDKQAQARLFREQDTVCTLKKAIAALEVSELSQQQLRIVKGEETVNYMQNQRKKGKASSRQQQFNSKTRNMDKKSGKNFTAQKDEVSGCRFCGGSHGKGRESCPAYGKTCRKCSKQNHFQNVCKAKMQRGMKPSSVYQLDSSDDEDALTVEEVGTLNIHDGGKKLTLPLDVKINEHQQGKLECLIDTGSTCNVLSYRQVCELENSGQPCIDPSKSRIRLLNRSIIPVLGEKTYTCHYGTKQHDITFKIVDVEHIPLLSSKTSIDMGLITVNVTDEVNVMGDSIIDDYADVFEGLGCLPGDYDMEIDPFIPSVKNLARKVAVPLKGELKQKLDELEQRGILKKVSAPTDWVSNTVLVKKPGKLRICLDPRELNRALKRPHYLMPTMDDILPKLAKAKVFSVLDAKDGFWQVKLTERSSLLTTFATPFGRCRWTRMPFGICTAPEEFQRRQHEIIEGLSGVDVVADDFLVYGSGANLEEALADHDKSLRKFLARARKVGLTLNKKKLRLRLSEVPYMGHLLTATGLKPDPKKVQAVVEMPTPTDKKGVQRLLGSVTYLARFLPRLSDVAEPLRRLTDKDVHFEWRPEHEETLKEVQQLLTQAPVLKYYDVKEEVTIQCDASEKGLGATLLQNGQPVSFASRSLTRSEQNYAQIEKECLAIVYSCEKFDQFIRGRDVTVHTDHKPLVPIFKKAIHSAPKRLQRMMLRLQNYHLDVIYCPGKEMYIADWLSRAFLPTTEGRDKIYQEIEQINQTEYVRISDATSIQLQKETLRDPALQTLTSVVMNGWPETKDDVPVVVREYYNYRDEITVQNGVLYKGMKVIVPSAMRALMLNRVHSSHLGVDACVRRARDVLFWPGMQAEVKEKVTQCSTCNAFQPKQQKEPMLSYDIPSRPWSIVSQDLFTLHNEDYLITVDHYSDYWEIDKITGDTRAAVIVACTKGHFARYGRPDKVITDNGPQFVAKEYAQFVTDWEVEHITSSPLHAQSNGKAESAVKIAKTLLKKAAKQGEDIQLALLDWRNTPADSGASPAQKMMARRTNTLLPTPEALLKPQVIGGVSQHISHKKQRAKKYYDQTAAPLPELEIGQPVRIQPM, from the coding sequence ATGGCGTCTTGTCAAATAGGCATCCCGGTACCACAGCCGATGTGCTGCAAGGGCAATTTGGAGTCAAATTGGAAGGCCTTTGAGGAGTCATGGAACGACTACCGCATAGCGACAGAGCTAGATAAGAAGCCAGATAGCGTGCAAGTAGCAACTCTCAGATCAGTGATGGGCCAAGATTGTAAAGATAGATTGGCAACCTTACCGATGAGTGATGCAGAGAGACTGAAACCACAGATCATTGTCAAAAAACTAGCAGAACATTTTGCTCCAGCAAGGAATGTGCTATATGATCGGTATGTCTTTCATAGTGCCGTGCAACAGCAAAGTGAAAGTGTTGACCAGTTTGTTGTGCGGCTGCGCCAACTGATCAAGCCTTGCAAATTTGGTGACCTGGAGGAGGAGATGATCAGGGACAGGTTGGTGCTTGGGTGCAAGGACAAGCAGGCTCAGGCACGCCTTTTCAGAGAACAAGATACTGTGTGCACCTTGAAAAAGGCCATCGCAGCCCTGGAAGTTAGTGAGCTATCCCAGCAGCAACTTAGAATTGTAAAGGGAGAAGAGACTGTAAATTACATGCAGAACCAGCGTAAGAAGGGAAAAGCGAGCAGCCGACAGCAGCAGTTCAACTCCAAGACAAGAAACATGGATAAGAAATCAGGAAAGAATTTCACTGCACAAAAAGACGAGGTTAGTGGATGCAGATTCTGTGGTGGTAGCCATGGAAAAGGCCGTGAAAGCTGTCCAGCATATGGAAAAACCTGTCGAAAGTGCAGCAAGCAAAACCACTTCCAAAACGTATGTAAAGCTAAAATGCAGAGAGGTATGAAACCCTCATCTGTCTATCAGCTGGACAgcagtgatgatgaagatgcaCTGACAGTGGAGGAGGTAGGGACATTGAATATTCACGATGGTGGAAAGAAGCTGACCTTGCCATTGGATGTAAAGATAAACGAACATCAACAAGGAAAACTGGAATGTTTGATAGATACAGGGTCAACATGCAATGTGCTATCCTACAGACAAGTGTGTGAGCTGGAGAATTCAGGACAACCTTGCATTGATCCAAGCAAATCCAGAATAAGGCTGTTGAATCGTAGCATAATTCCAGTTCTGGGAGAGAAGACGTACACTTGTCATTATGGTACCAAGCAGCATGATATAACATTCAAGATAGTTGATGTCGAACACATACCCCTATTGTCCAGCAAGACATCCATCGACATGGGACTGATTACTGTCAATGTTACTGATGAGGTCAACGTAATGGGGGACAGTATTATTGATGACTATGCTGATGTCTTTGAGGGTCTTGGTTGCCTGCCAGGTGACTACGACATGGAGATCGATCCATTCATTCCCTCAGTCAAGAACTTAGCTAGAAAGGTGGCAGTGCCTCTGAAGGGAGAACTGAAGCAGAAGCTTGATGAGCTAGAGCAGAGAGGCATTTTGAAGAAGGTTTCAGCACCCACGGACTGGGTCAGCAACACGGTTTTGGTCAAGAAACCAGGCAAACTCAGAATCTGCTTGGATCCAAGAGAACTGAACAGAGCGCTGAAGAGACCACACTATCTTATGCCCACGATGGATGACATCCTACCAAAGCTTGCCAAGGCCAAGGTGTTCTCAGTGCTAGATGCGAAGGACGGTTTTTGGCAAGTGAAGCTGACAGAAAGGAGCAGTTTACTGACGACATTTGCAACGCCATTCGGTCGTTGTAGATGGACTCGTATGCCCTTTGGCATATGTACAGCACCGGAAGAGTTTCAGAGAAGGCAACATGAGATCATTGAAGGCTTATCTGGTGTTGATGTTGTGGCAGATGACTTCCTAGTATATGGCAGTGGTGCTAATCTGGAGGAAGCCTTAGCAGACCACGACAAGAGTCTCCGCAAGTTCTTGGCAAGAGCAAGAAAGGTCGGGCTAACCTTGAACAAGAAGAAGCTCAGATTACGACTGAGTGAAGTGCCATACATGGGACATCTTTTGACAGCAACTGGCCTTAAACCGGATCCAAAGAAGGTACAGGCTGTTGTGGAGATGCCAACTCCGACTGACAAGAAAGGTGTCCAGAGGCTATTGGGTAGTGTTACTTACCTTGCAAGATTCTTGCCTCGACTATCAGATGTGGCGGAGCCTCTGAGGCGTCTGACTGACAAGGATGTGCACTTTGAGTGGAGACCGGAACATGAGGAAACGCTCAAAGAGGTGCAACAACTCCTCACGCAAGCTCCAGTGCTCAAGTACTATGACGTCAAAGAGGAGGTCACCATACAATGTGATGCTTCGGAGAAGGGACTGGGAGCGACCTTGCTTCAGAATGGGCAGCCAGTATCATTTGCATCTAGATCCTTGACAAGGAGTGAACAAAACTATGCCCAAATTGAAAAGGAGTGCTTGGCTATAGTATACAGCTGCGAGAAGTTTGACCAATTCATACGGGGACGAGATGTAACAGTGCATACCGATCACAAACCCCTCGTACCAATCTTCAAGAAGGCTATACATAGTGCCCCAAAGCGGCTCCAGAGGATGATGCTAAGACTCCAGAACTACCATCTGGATGTGATATACTGTCCAGGCAAAGAAATGTATATCGCTGATTGGCTGAGCAGAGCGTTCTTACCAACCACTGAAGGCAGAGATAAAATCTATCAGGAGATAGAACAAATCAATCAGACTGAATACGTCCGAATCAGTGACGCAACGTCTATTCAGCTGCAAAAGGAGACGCTCCGAGATCCAGCACTGCAGACACTGACGTCGGTAGTAATGAACGGATGGCCGGAGACCAAAGATGATGTTCCTGTAGTAGTACGTGAGTACTACAATTACCGAGACGAAATAACGGTACAGAATGGAGTTCTATACAAGGGCATGAAAGTTATTGTTCCATCAGCCATGAGAGCCCTAATGCTGAATCGAGTGCATAGCAGTCACCTGGGAGTCGACGCCTGTGTTAGACGCGCTCGGGATGTTCTCTTTTGGCCAGGTATGCAGGCAGAGGTGAAAGAAAAGGTGACACAATGTAGCACCTGCAATGCGTTTCAGCCAAAACAACAAAAGGAGCCTATGTTGTCGTATGATATTCCGAGCAGGCCTTGGAGTATCGTGTCACAGGACCTTTTCACTCTTCACAACGAGGACTATCTGATAACTGTTGACCACTACAGTGATTACTGGGAGATCGACAAGATAACAGGTGACACCAGAGCAGCAGTCATTGTGGCATGCACAAAAGGCCATTTCGCACGATATGGACGTCCAGACAAGGTGATAACAGACAATGGACCCCAGTTTGTTGCCAAGGAGTATGCTCAGTTTGTTACCGACTGGGAGGTTGAGCATATAACCTCTTCGCCATTGCATGCTCAAAGCAATGGAAAAGCAGAATCAGCAGTGAAAATTGCCAAAACTCTCCTAAAGAAAGCAGCAAAACAAGGAGAAGACATCCAGTTGGCTTTATTGGACTGGAGGAATACTCCTGCTGATAGTGGTGCCAGCCCGGCACAAAAGATGATGGCTCGACGAACCAACACTCTACTACCAACACCAGAAGCACTCCTTAAACCACAAGTAATAGGAGGTGTATCACAACACATCAGTCACAAGAAACAGAGGGCCAAGAAATACTATGACCAAACAGCAGCACCACTCCCTGAGCTAGAGATTGGACAACCGGTCCGCATCCAGCCTATGTGA